Proteins from a genomic interval of Ignavibacteriales bacterium:
- a CDS encoding diacylglycerol kinase family lipid kinase encodes MRTVQAHIIVNPFSSGGKTARRQPAIIAEIARRLGVSPIVHVTSKPLEATESTREAIRAGADLVIAVGGDGTMHEVVNGFADRGVLLNPRCQLGIIGSGTAQDVIRSFGLPAKMNEQIAVACGDGSRAVDIGKVNVVDSQGAFCEHFFLNECQQGIAAVVVQRFQSHHKWLGGFLGFGLTAVSTAARHRAQMMSVEIDGKLVSSDLLLGVVVSNGGYAGGGMNFAPGAVVNDGLFDVILIHQQSIPSRLVNFPRIYFGSHINLSWVSHFRGRHVSVTSEEHVPVESDGEFLGYLPCMIDVLPQSLQLKSPH; translated from the coding sequence GTGAGAACAGTCCAGGCCCATATCATAGTCAATCCGTTCTCCTCAGGAGGGAAGACGGCGCGCCGCCAACCGGCGATCATCGCAGAAATCGCAAGACGGCTGGGAGTGAGCCCGATTGTCCATGTCACTTCGAAGCCGCTCGAAGCGACTGAGAGTACCCGTGAAGCAATCAGGGCGGGGGCGGATCTCGTTATTGCTGTGGGGGGAGACGGCACGATGCACGAAGTTGTCAACGGCTTCGCGGATCGTGGAGTTCTTCTCAACCCCAGGTGCCAGCTCGGCATCATTGGAAGCGGCACCGCACAGGATGTCATCCGCAGTTTCGGCCTGCCGGCCAAAATGAATGAACAAATCGCTGTGGCGTGCGGTGACGGGAGCCGTGCAGTAGATATCGGAAAAGTCAACGTGGTCGATTCCCAGGGTGCCTTCTGCGAACATTTCTTCCTCAATGAATGCCAGCAAGGTATCGCCGCCGTTGTCGTTCAACGCTTTCAGTCGCACCACAAGTGGCTCGGGGGTTTTCTGGGTTTCGGCCTCACGGCGGTCTCCACTGCAGCTCGCCATCGTGCACAGATGATGTCAGTCGAAATCGATGGAAAACTCGTATCTTCTGATCTCTTGCTCGGCGTGGTTGTCTCCAATGGCGGATATGCCGGAGGGGGAATGAACTTCGCACCGGGTGCCGTGGTGAATGACGGATTGTTCGATGTCATTCTTATTCACCAGCAGAGCATCCCATCGCGGCTCGTCAATTTCCCCCGTATCTACTTCGGAAGCCACATCAACCTTTCCTGGGTAAGCCATTTTCGCGGGAGACACGTCTCGGTCACATCGGAGGAGCATGTCCCTGTTGAATCCGACGGCGAGTTCCTCGGATACCTTCCGTGCATGATCGACGTCCTCCCTCAATCACTCCAGCTGAAATCTCCGCACTGA
- a CDS encoding cobalamin-dependent protein (Presence of a B(12) (cobalamin)-binding domain implies dependence on cobalamin itself, in one of its several forms, or in some unusual lineages, dependence on a cobalamin-like analog.), with the protein MNEILESLTRCVERGKVNSKSPYPPDLKGQDGADEFARKALEAGLPPQEILSNGLIIGMQRVGVRFRNKEIFVPDVLMAAKAMAAAMEHLKPFFKSDALKHKGTIVIGTVLGDLHDIGKKLVSMVIEGSGWEVVDLGTDVSPEKFLKAADEHPGCVIGLSALLTTTMVNMETTVKHVKAKHPNIKVIIGGAPVTEEFALKIGADGYSSDPQGAVEFLNSRCATN; encoded by the coding sequence ATGAACGAGATCCTTGAATCTCTTACCCGCTGCGTCGAGCGCGGAAAAGTCAACAGCAAATCCCCCTACCCGCCGGATCTCAAGGGACAGGACGGAGCAGACGAGTTCGCCCGGAAAGCACTCGAAGCGGGACTACCGCCTCAGGAAATTCTTTCGAACGGACTGATCATCGGCATGCAGCGCGTCGGCGTACGATTCCGGAACAAGGAGATCTTCGTGCCGGATGTTCTGATGGCTGCGAAGGCCATGGCCGCCGCCATGGAACACCTCAAACCCTTCTTCAAATCGGATGCGCTGAAGCACAAGGGCACAATCGTTATTGGAACCGTTCTGGGCGATCTCCACGATATCGGTAAGAAGCTCGTGTCGATGGTCATCGAGGGCTCAGGATGGGAGGTCGTCGATCTCGGGACGGACGTGTCGCCGGAGAAATTCCTCAAAGCAGCCGACGAACACCCGGGCTGCGTGATCGGACTAAGTGCGCTGCTGACCACGACGATGGTGAACATGGAAACGACGGTCAAGCACGTCAAAGCAAAACACCCGAACATCAAAGTCATTATCGGCGGAGCTCCGGTCACGGAGGAGTTCGCCCTCAAGATCGGCGCTGACGGGTATTCGTCCGATCCGCAGGGAGCGGTCGAGTTTTTGAACAGCCGGTGCGCGACGAACTAG
- the rbsK gene encoding ribokinase, producing MKPNIVVVGSSNTDLVVKLPRLPGKGETVIGGTFSLAAGGKGANQAVAASRAGGSVAFVSKVGDDHFGRQALDAFKNDALDTRFVGVHTTTASGIALIFVDGHGENCIGVASGANSEFLPADVEKARELIISADVLLLQLEIPLSTVEATIRIASDAGVPVLLNPAPAFPLEPSLLRHVSIITPNESEVEILTGMRISDDATIVAASLILRNMGIPAVVITLGARGAYLSEESGDQFVAPFTVDPVDTTAAGDVFSGALAVSIGEGTALRDAVRFASAAAALSVTKLGAQPSAPQRAEIETLLNGTNSRSASYAG from the coding sequence ATGAAACCGAACATCGTTGTCGTTGGGAGCTCAAACACCGACCTTGTGGTGAAGCTTCCTCGCCTCCCCGGAAAGGGAGAAACGGTTATCGGTGGAACATTCTCGCTGGCTGCCGGAGGAAAAGGGGCGAACCAGGCCGTCGCCGCTTCGAGGGCCGGGGGCAGCGTTGCGTTTGTATCGAAAGTCGGTGACGACCATTTCGGCAGACAAGCTCTCGACGCGTTCAAGAACGACGCTCTCGATACCCGGTTCGTGGGCGTCCATACAACGACCGCATCCGGGATTGCGCTCATCTTTGTTGACGGGCATGGCGAAAACTGCATCGGCGTGGCGTCCGGTGCAAATAGTGAGTTTCTCCCCGCCGACGTTGAGAAGGCGCGCGAGCTCATCATATCAGCCGACGTTCTCCTCCTGCAACTCGAGATACCGCTTTCCACAGTAGAAGCTACCATCCGCATCGCGTCTGACGCCGGAGTTCCCGTTCTGCTCAACCCTGCTCCGGCTTTTCCACTCGAGCCGTCACTGCTTAGACATGTCTCAATCATCACTCCCAATGAAAGCGAAGTCGAGATCCTGACCGGAATGCGTATTTCTGATGATGCAACCATTGTGGCGGCTTCATTGATCCTCAGGAACATGGGTATTCCTGCCGTTGTCATCACCCTCGGAGCCCGGGGCGCATACCTTAGTGAAGAATCAGGCGATCAGTTCGTTGCTCCATTCACGGTTGATCCAGTCGATACGACGGCAGCGGGGGATGTCTTCAGCGGCGCTCTTGCGGTCTCGATTGGTGAAGGGACTGCATTGAGAGATGCTGTTCGCTTCGCAAGTGCAGCGGCCGCCCTCTCGGTGACAAAACTCGGGGCACAACCTTCAGCACCTCAGCGGGCGGAAATCGAGACCTTGCTGAATGGTACAAACTCCCGATCAGCATCGTAT